The nucleotide window acaaaagaacgaatgatttGAAACAGAAGACTCATTGAGAACCATTCAGTTCTGTTTCCTGtctactgcactgcatagcgtctatgggagtcacgtgacaaaagagcGAATGATTTTGACCAAGACTCGAAAGGTAACTAATCATTTCTATTTCCTGTAACctatggaggttttgcgatggtttgcgcatgcgcacccagtagaaaatgaacaaatcactttTTGAGACTACTCCTTCTTCTAAGTCACGTTatagactcgttcaaaaagaacgaaacGTTCATTAACATCCCATCACTACTATCCTGCAGTACCGGCGCACAGGCATGATGAGTTATTAAAGAGTTCTTgtagtgtttatttaatgtttacagACATGAGCAATAAACTGAGACAGCATTAATAATGAGTGTAAAAGAGGAAGTCAGGGAGAAACAGAGATAAGAAAACGagtaatctatataaataaaagaggtaTTGTCCTTATACTGGTCAGAGATAGTGATATCTTTCCATTTTATACATTGGAGCACAAGAAACGAGTCTCAGAAAATTCTGTCAGTCTGTCTCCCCAGCCACGCAAATCTGGACAGaatgtaatgaaacttttgGGGTACTttgatctctgcctgaagtttaatctgcaccatacagtaagtgaaatcaaaatgtttagtaaaagcgatgttatgcaCAGTTATGTGCcttatttaataatctactttaaatgaGCTATTAAtgcgctacttgctcaatgtaaacaaacacctgcaccaatagatattagttacaaaagctaaactgaatatttttactgggattagttcaaaTTTTAACTTTGgctaaaataacagcgctgaagtggtaaaggatcaattcaatttaattcattttatttctatagcgcttttaacaatggtcattgtctcaaagcagcttcacaaaaatgaaaagaaaatttatggtctacatttaaactgtgtctgagccctgaacactgtctggaaggctattccaaagctttggagctaaatatgaaaatgccctgcccccttttgtagattttgaaattctgggaattacaagaagtccagagttttgtgatcttaaggagcgtggtggattatagcgtatcagaagactggttaggtatgtgggagctaaaccatttaaagccttgtatgtaagtaatactattttgtaattaattctaaactgaacaggtagccagtgcagggatgataatataggtgttatatgatcatattttctggatctagtgagaaccctggcggctgcatttggGACTAACTGTAgattgtttattgaggatgcaggacaaccacctagtaatgcattacaatagtccagtctggaggtcatgaatgcatgaactagcttttctgcatcagatacggataagatgctcctaagtttggcaatatttctaagatggtaaaaggctgtttttatgatattggaaatatgattttcaaaggacaagttactgtctaatattacgcccaggtcttttactgttgggctagtagtaacagtacatccttctaaacgcaggctgaattgtgagagCTGTTTTGTGCTGGTATTagggccaataagtaatatctccatcttatctgaatttagtagaAGAAAATTATTGGTCATTCAATCTTGAACACACtcagttagtctagacaacttgggtatttcatctggttttgttgagatatataactgggtatcatcagcataacaatggaaactaatcccatgtcttatAATGATgttattgagaacagcagaggtcctaagaCTGatccttgtgggaccccatattttataggcattacaccagacggttctccatttaaatctacaaaatggtatcgatcagacaagtatgatctaaaccattttaatgcctgtccctgaatacctatgtgattttgtaagcgatctatgagaatattatgatctatagtgtcgaatgcagcactaagatcaagtaggACTAATAtcgagatgcagccttggtccgaagctaaaaataAGTCGTTTGCAAtattaactagtgcagtttctgtaccaagatggggcctgaaacctgactgaaatttttCAAGGATATAGTTTTataaacggaaggtttgaaattgttttgtaatttgttattttattcgaGTCTAAATTAGACTTTTTAAGAAGAGTCTTTAACTTGAAAGATTTatggacgtgacctagatataatgaagagtTAATAAGAAGTGGCTCTCCAGCCATATGtatcactttaaaaaataaaaaatctggttgggattggatcTAGCAAGCATGTTGTTAATTTAGCCAAGGTGATGAGTTAATACAGCTCTTCCTGATCTATAGTTTTAAATGTGAATCTTTAGACTGCACTGCATCATGAGATGCTGTTAGAGGTTGAACTGccattattttcttcctgatactataGATTTTTTCATTGAAGAAGTTCATgaagtcttcacttctaaactgtgatgggatactctctgcgggcatcttaggttttgttaggcgagccactgtactaaataagaacctgagattattttggtttcttgctatcagttggctaagatgctcggtcctagcagtttttagagcctgtctatagctgcacatactgtctttctACACGATtctaaaaacttctaatttagtttttctccattttcgcccGAGGTTGCTCTCTTTAAGGCACGAGTATGATTATTGAACATGGTGCAGGTGTTTTATcgatgactttttttaatctgatgggagcaatgGTGTCTAATGTGCTGGTAAAAACAGTGCCCATGCtgttagtcacttcatctagatcgtctgcatttaggggtctaataagaaattgggCCAGGTCCGGCAGATTTCTTATGAActtgtctttagtagtcggattaaTATTTCTaccaaatcgataacgtggggagacacagctaatctgttctacaggTAGAGtgtatatcaggaggtgatgatctgtgatatcatcactttgaggtaagatctctatattagagacatctataccatgggatataattaaatctagtgtatgattaaagcggtgagttgctccatttatattttgtttaaccccaaaggaatttagcaAATCCGTAAATGTGAGTGCTAAAGCattgttagcatcatctacatgaatgttaaagtctcctactatcaacactttgtcagagttaattcaataggtctgatagcaggtGTTCaagaaaatcgacatatgaCCCCGGGGATCTTTACAtggtggccagagtaaaatatagcgcaggtttattatgtatttcattgatTCAACATTATTGATGAGCACTTCagatgagttaaacctgggccttattttctgagtaacagtgagtagatcattgtagatagtggcgacaccaccaccacgactagttagacggggctcgtgcttatagaaatatcctgacggagtagactcattcagaccaatatattaatttggtttaagccaggttttggtgaggcagagtgcgtcaaggcaataatctgagatcatttcattaacaataagtgttttagacgcaagggatctaatgttgaaaagtccaaactttagaggtagatttcgattacttatttggcctttttctggttttctggTTCTTAGACTATTTCGAgtgattttaacaaattaattattttttctcattattcagggaacagacacagtttctgTAGAAAGAGCAATGTGTGCACGTCTTTCAGTATGGTGAGATGTAATGTGGCTATTATAAATGAAATCTAAGGCATGACTTAtcgccagtcagatggttcgtagtgtcctggagatgttgtctgaaaggaccgctgctccagctctgctagggtgcaggccatcggtgtggtagagcctaggacgctcccagaaaacattccaggcttcaacaaagggtaatttctgttgttgacaccaagattgtgaCCATTCATTAAcagcaaataatctactgaacctctcgattcctcgctGAAATGTGCGGAGCGGTCTGGATACAATGATCCTTGTTGTGGGTGATGTGCCTTCTTAACCAGGCTTTTGAAGGATCTCCGTCTTCCTCAGCCTGGGGTCGTTCGTGCCAGCATGAAGGACCACAGCTCCAaagttcttcctcagggccacGGACACGTGTGCAGCGACATCAAGAACACgagcaccaggtaaacagcaaGTGTGCGCCTTACCTTGAAATCAGTTGTGAACAGTTCTCAGAGGCTCCTTAGTGATCCCATCCCAAGTCAGATCCCATTCTAAACATTCGACTGGAGTAACTGGAAATGTACTCGACTCTTTTACTAAATTCTATAACTGCCTAGATAAGCTATTGTTGAGTCTGTGTATGATTTCTAACCTCTAAACTCTTAGCAGGTTACTGAACAAAGGCTGTAGGACAGGAAGTCAGCTTTGTGGTAGAGCAGGTTGTGGGGACACCAGAGACAGACAAGGCTTGTATTTTTACCcatgtgtgtagagtgtgtgtgagaaatgtCTGAGCTCCTGTTTACTCCACAGCTGCTGTTTGGTGAGTTTATAGATTTCAATTCATATACACAGTGTTAAAGAGACAATATTGTCATCTCACTTGTACCTACATGTGCTTTAGTAGAAGTGTAAGGGTTTATTTCATGAATGAAATTATGCAGCTGTGTGTGAGGTTTTCCAGAGCGGTGATGATTCTGATCTCTTAATGTGCTGTTGTTCTTCCAGGTCTCATCAGTCTGAGTCTCCTTCAGATCATTTCAGCTGATCTCATATCTGTTGATCCTGGAGAGAACATCACTCTGCTCTGTAACATCACTCAGTATTCACAGATCTCGTGGTATCAGATGAACTCAGCAGGCATGAGGGAGATTATATCGGCCAGACAAAGGAAAATAGGCAAACGCTTTTATATTGAATATAATGTAGACGAGAGTCACTTTGATGTAACAGAAAGTAACAGGTTAGTCAGTTTAGTGATTATTGGAGTTAGAGAGACGGATCTGGGGTTTTATTACTGTGGAGGTAAAAATGATGCAACACACACTCAGTTTGGGAAACAAATCAGACTCATCCTTACCCCAGGTgggtgccaatattttatttacactgtTTGTTGATGGTGTGTTTACTTTTTGTTCATGTACATGTAGATGTTTCTATTTAATTGTCCAGATCAGGCCTTTCGCTGTACTGTACTGAGATctctgtgttactgtgtgtctgtgtttcaaATTATCACCATCTTGAGACGGTAACACACCTGAGCCTCCTGATCATGAGGAGCCTGCAGGTCCTGGATTCCTCTGGATTATaatcctgctgtgtgtgtgttcagtctcTGTTCTTATTAACAtcatctgcatgtgtgtgttctgttccAGGAACCCAGGTGAGAACTTTAACCCCATTTACCATCAATGTGTAGATCCACTTTCCTTATTTATCTTCATTCCTGGTTTACAGCAACACTAAGACTAGTGAGCATGtatacaactgtgtgtgtgtgtgtgtgtgtgtgtgtgtgtgtgtgtgtgtgctgtttataTCAGTTACAGTGGCggtttctttaagactgcaagggaagctcagcttcccctataatgtcacaaaattaatggtcaaattatgtactattgtaataacattttattgactaaaaatgcgttagaaaacgttcatctcaaagacgttttcgttcagaatcagttagatatagcaggtcggctgacttgattttcttcttatacattcccgtagcgtcacagtgcatttccccaTTCAGCCCAGCGTCCCttgacttcaatgcggctgctttgaacgttttttttcagtgctttgaaactagacggtcattggataaacgctgcgattatggccagggccaggacgctgggctgctgcatgatgattggaggagctgtttaaagggcggaacccctttttgattgacagcatgtcttaagtatacatcagcgctacagagattcaaGTTCAGtcccattgtcaggttatagtacaaactttcgtgTGGCTtccgcacttaaatccaactaaaaagtacataatgaattttatgataaagtcctaatatgagcttcccctgtttcaaaagcgaGCAGCTGCCACTGATcagttaagaatttaatttagaTTGAATTCTGTTTATCTTTCAGACGTGTGTGTTATCAGCAGTGACTCGGATGAGaaggtaccacacacacacactcctgattAATCCTAGTTAAGTCAGTAATGTGTCTCATTATTAAAacaatctctctgtctgtctctctatagGACGTCTCCCTGCAACACACTGCTGATTGGACCTGTGTGACCTTCACACAAGTCTCCTGATggctatttaaatatttaacatcacAAATAATCACCATCAGCAGAGAAGCTGTGATCTGATCTACACCTGAGCACAACATTAGTACACTGACTTTCAATGAGCTTCATTAAGTTGATGGATATTTGGGATTTAATTTGAACGTTGTGGTCAGTTTCTGTTCAAAACCATTTTATTAATGCTATTAAAATTGTCTGTTTTCAAGTAGATTAGATGATATTTTATCATATATTGTATAGAACTTTTACTTACAGTCATTgtcaaaaagcagctttacagctCAAAAAGTaaagtgtctgtgttttctgAGTAAAGGTGTAAACCTCATGTTTTTCCTGAGCTGTGTGTCATGTCCtgttgattttctccctaatttagtcgtgtccaattcctccccgtcactagggggctccacattaaggctactattaCCACTCGGTCacaactgctcgctcacgcaccgttaggggcggcgtaacacactcggaggacagcgctatttGCTCCTCCCatttgcgtgagctcacagacgcccctgattggctgtagagcgctaagtacccctcatccctcccctctgagagagctcggccaatcagatctctctagacctccggctgcaagaggttacagcttcacccgggaatcaaactcgcgatctccggatgataggacgAGTACTTAAACACATACTTTATTGAATGTGAAGCAGCAGCACTTGTTGTCAAAGGGCTGGAGGTAATGTGTGAGAAATGGACAAACTCCActctacatttattttacagacGGTGTTCGGTGAGTTCATACACACATTGGTTAATAACAGTGTTGGGTGACGttacttttataaataattacattccaaaattactgtcattaaacagTAATCAGGTACATTACagctgataaaagtaactagttcaagtaaatttccattgcagaaaataaaaactcctttgtgattcctcatgcatgttgttttagccaagacctttataattattctaccatcatcactcagccaagtttggcccataatgtGTTaactactgatacccctatctcacctacgcggttttgcatggtggccgtaagtacggttcatcattgTAGGTCATCGCATAacagggctggactgggacaaaaaatcggcccgggcattttgactagagaccggcccactaggtattattggcaaagccataaagcctttgaatgaaaacaaatgcTGTCCTGACAGCGATGTACACTGTCCTGTTGGTATATATGtatcaatctaataaacttaaacttacaccatcctccctattctgttattctaaacagtacttagcggaaaacaaaagactgcttggtcgagttaacctcctgaactatctacaacacatggtggaaacctgaaagtaagacagagaagactagaggtgagacatgatcattaatgagtattcttaccttaaagataggtcatatgaggtaacatggaggggatctacatctgccccacgtagactctctactggtgtcccgcagggctcagtacttggtcctcttctgttctccctctatacccggtctcttggtaaggtcatatcatcgcatggattctcataccactgttatgcagacgacacccaacttgtcctctcctttcctccctctgacactcaggtttccacccggatctcagcatgtctggcagacatctcattttggatggctgctcatcagctgaagctcaatctcagtaaaaccgaactgttgtttatcccttgtgactcatctccaggtcaagaccttgtgatatccatggacaacaaccaaatcactccctcaaccaccgcccgcaatcttggggtaaccgtggacaatcatctgtcattttccccacacatcgctaaccttactcgctcttgtcgatttcttctttacaatatcagaagaattcgcccatttctttcttcacaggctactcaggtgcttgttcagtcccttgttatttcaagactggactactgcaactcactcctggcaggcctgcctctgtccacgattcgtcctctgcaactgatccagaatgcagcagcacgactcgtttttaaccttcccaagttctcccacaccaccccactcctccgctccctgcactggcttcctgtagctgcccgcatcaaattcaaaacactgatgcttgcctacaaagccaaaaatggcccagcacccacttacctctctgcgctaattacaccacgcactgcaccacgttgcctccgatcctccagcactgctcgcctcatcccaccatctctcagggatcgagggcggcattcatccaggctcttttctgttctggcacctagatggtggaatgaacttcctctagatgtc belongs to Clarias gariepinus isolate MV-2021 ecotype Netherlands chromosome 2, CGAR_prim_01v2, whole genome shotgun sequence and includes:
- the LOC128516164 gene encoding uncharacterized protein LOC128516164; the encoded protein is MSELLFTPQLLFGLISLSLLQIISADLISVDPGENITLLCNITQYSQISWYQMNSAGMREIISARQRKIGKRFYIEYNVDESHFDVTESNRLVSLVIIGVRETDLGFYYCGGKNDATHTQFGKQIRLILTPDGNTPEPPDHEEPAGPGFLWIIILLCVCSVSVLINIICMCVFCSRNPDVCVISSDSDEKDVSLQHTADWTCVTFTQVS